A window of the Equus asinus isolate D_3611 breed Donkey chromosome 20, EquAss-T2T_v2, whole genome shotgun sequence genome harbors these coding sequences:
- the LOC106830218 gene encoding olfactory receptor 52H1 — protein sequence MIIFNVSNYNPATFILVGIPGLEQAHVWIGIPFCTIYIVAIVGNCILLYLIMVERSLHEPMFFFLLMLAMTDLILSTACVPKTLSIFWFGAQEITFPGCLTQMFFLHYSFVLDSAILMAMAFDCYVAICSPLRYTTILTPKTIIKIIVGISFRSFCIILPVVFLLTRLPFCRTHVIPHTYCEHIGVARLACADISINIWYGFCVPIMTVISDVILIAVSYTLILYAVFRLPSQDALQKALGTCGSHVCVILIFYTPAFFSILAHRFGHNVSSTFHIMFANLYIVVPPALNPIVYGVKTKQIRDKVILLFSAKGTE from the coding sequence ATGATCATTTTCAACGTGAGCAATTACAACCCAGCAACCTTCATTCTGGTGGGGATCCCAGGCCTGGAGCAAGCGCATGTGTGGATTGGGATTCCCTTCTGTACCATCTATATTGTGGCCATTGTGGGAAACTGCATCCTTCTCTACCTCATCATGGTGGAGCGCAGCCTTCATGAACCCATGTTCTTCTTTCTGTTAATGCTGGCCATGACGGACCTCATCTTGTCCACAGCCTGTGTTCCTAAAACACTCAGCATATTTTGGTTTGGGGCTCAAGAAATCACATTCCCAGGGTGCCTTACACAAATGTTCTTCCTCCACTACAGCTTTGTCCTGGATTCAGCCATCCTGATGGCTATGGCATTTGACTGCTACGTGGCTATTTGTTCTCCCTTGAGATATACCACAATCTTGACCCCCAAGACCATCATCAAGATTATTGTGGGCATCTCCTTTCGAAGTTTCTGCATCATCCTGCCAGTTGTATTCTTGCTCACGCGTCTGCCTTTCTGCAGGACACACGTCATACCCCACACATACTGTGAACATATAGGTGTTGCCCGGCTTGCCTGTGCCGATATCTCCATCAACATTTGGTATGGCTTTTGTGTTCCCATCATGACTGTCATCTCAGATGTGATTCTCATTGCTGTTTCTTACACTCTCATCCTCTATGCTGTCTTTCGCCTTCCCTCCCAAGATGCCCTCCAGAAGGCCCTTGGCACCTGTGGTTCCCATGTATGTGTCATCCTCATATTTTATACACCTGCTTTTTTCTCCATCCTTGCCCATCGCTTTGGACACAATGTCTCCAGCACTTTCCACATCATGTTTGCCAACCTCTACATTGTTGTTCCACCTGCACTCAACCCGATTGTCTATGGAGTGAAGACCAAGCAGATTAGAGATAAGGTCATACTTTTGTTTTCTGCCAAGGGTACAGAATGA
- the LOC106830219 gene encoding olfactory receptor 52H1-like yields the protein MALYNLSSYNKDAFTLLGIPGLEHYHVWISIPFCFIYLVAIVGNSILLYLIAVEHSLHAPMFFFLSTLAVTDLMLSTTCVPKTLTIFWLGPQKISFPGCLTQLFFLHYSFVLDSAILLAMAFDRYVAICSPLRYTTILTPRTVVKIVVGISFRSFCVFVPCVFLVNHLPFCRTHIIPHTYCEHIGVAQLACADISINIWYGFCVPIMTVIIDVILIAVSYILILCAVFQLPSRDACQKALGTCGSHVCVILMFYIPAFFSILAHRFGHNVPRTFHIVFANLYVIIPPALNPIVYGVKTKQIRDKVILLLFLKGSQ from the coding sequence ATGGCCCTTTACAACCTAAGTAGCTACAACAAAGATGCCTTCACCCTTTTGGGCATCCCTGGACTTGAGCACTACCATGTTTGGATCAGCATCCCCTTCTGCTTTATCTATCTTGTGGCCATTGTGGGCAATAGCATCCTTCTCTACCTCATTGCAGTGGAGCATAGTCTTCATGCACccatgttctttttcctttctacgTTGGCTGTTACTGATCTGATGTTGTCTACCACATGTGTCCCCAAAACACTTACTATCTTCTGGTTGGGTCCCCAGAAAATCAGTTTTCCTGGTTGCCTCACCCAATTATTCTTTCTGCACTACAGCTTTGTTCTGGACTCAGCTATACTACTGGCTATGGCGTTTGACCGCTACGTGGCCATCTGCTCACCCTTAAGATACACCACTATTCTGACCCCCAGGACTGTTGTCAAAATTGTTGTGGGAATTTCCTTTAGAAGTTTCTGTGTTTTTGTTCCATGTGTTTTCCTCGTAAATCATCTACCCTTCTGCAGGACACATATCATCCCTCATACATACTGTGAGCACATAGGTGTTGCCCAGCTTGCCTGTGCTGACATCTCCATCAATATATGGTATGGATTTTGTGTTCCCATCATGACAGTGATTATAGATGTGATCCTAATTGCTGTCTCCTACATCCTCATCCTCTGCGCTGTTTTTCAGCTCCCATCCCGTGATGCCTGCCAGAAGGCTCTTGGCACCTGTGGTTCCCATGTCTGTGTTATCCTAATGTTCTATATACCAGCATTCTTCTCCATCCTTGCACATCGGTTTGGGCATAATGTCCCTCGTACTTTTCACATTGTGTTTGCCAACCTTTATGTAATCATCCCACCTGCACTCAACCCTATTGTCTATGGAGTAAAAACCAAGCAGATCCGGGACAAAGTCATTCTTCTGCTCTTTCTTAAGGGGTCCCAGTGA